A single genomic interval of Aureliella helgolandensis harbors:
- a CDS encoding ZIP family metal transporter — protein MAPIVELLVLTAFAGAAIPIGGFLASWEHIHSDWLRSEFRHLVIAFGGGALFSAIALVLIPEGTRHLPVWESVAAFAAGGVGFWLLQVLLNRSKSSASQLVAMLSDFIPEVIALGATIAAGGAGAVLLASIIALQNLPEGFNSYRELRHGGLPKRRILIWFTVAAMLGPLLGVLGFWMLADQLRLLGWMQVFAAAGIMYLVFEDVAPQAKLKNSSLPALGAVLGFLLGLVGKLLER, from the coding sequence GTGGCACCGATCGTTGAATTGCTTGTGTTGACAGCTTTTGCGGGAGCTGCGATTCCGATTGGTGGTTTTCTCGCGTCGTGGGAGCATATCCACAGCGATTGGCTGCGCAGTGAGTTCCGGCACCTGGTGATCGCCTTTGGCGGTGGCGCCCTGTTCTCTGCGATCGCGTTGGTTTTGATTCCTGAAGGCACGCGGCATTTGCCAGTTTGGGAATCCGTCGCGGCATTTGCCGCCGGCGGGGTAGGTTTCTGGCTACTTCAAGTTCTACTCAATCGTTCCAAATCGTCGGCATCCCAGTTGGTCGCCATGCTCTCGGATTTTATTCCCGAAGTCATTGCCCTTGGAGCAACCATCGCCGCGGGCGGCGCTGGAGCCGTCCTCTTGGCATCCATTATCGCACTGCAGAATCTCCCCGAAGGATTTAATTCCTATCGAGAGCTCCGGCACGGCGGTCTACCGAAACGCCGTATCCTGATTTGGTTTACCGTGGCCGCCATGCTGGGGCCATTGTTGGGAGTGTTGGGTTTCTGGATGTTGGCCGATCAACTGCGTCTCCTCGGCTGGATGCAGGTTTTCGCTGCCGCTGGAATCATGTATCTCGTTTTTGAAGACGTTGCTCCCCAGGCCAAACTCAAGAACAGCAGCTTGCCAGCGCTAGGTGCGGTGCTGGGATTCTTGCTGGGGCTGGTTGGGAAACTTCTCGAACGCTAA